From Malaciobacter mytili LMG 24559:
TAAAGCATAATTTGGTTTTAGTGCATAAAGATTGTAATGTTTCAAAATCTAACCAATTACCTTATAATTATTTAAAAAATAAAGAACAATATGAAAAAATAGTAGAAGATTTATTTTCTCAACATAAAATTTCATGGAAAAAAAGAAAAAATTTACTAGCAACAAATCTTGATGAAGTTTATAAAGATACTTTTGAAAGTAAACCTTTAAGAGCTACAAGTTATATAGAAGCTTTAACTGCACAAATTTTAAAAAGATATTATCCATTTCAAAACCAAACAAAAAATTCTATGGAAATAAGACATATTCAAGGTAGAGCAACTTCAAATATTAGAAAACTTTTAAATGTAAAAACAAAAGTCAGAGATACAAATATTCATCATGCAATTGATGCTATTTTAATTGGACTTACAAATAAATCTTGGCTTCAAAAACTCTCAAATACTTTTAGAGAAAATTTGGATGTAATTGATGATATGGCAAGAGAAAATATCAAAAAAACAATACCTCTTATTGAAGGGATTGAACCAAAAGAATTAATAGAAACAATAGAAGATAATTACAATATTTATGGTGAAGACTCAGTTTTTTATAAAGATATTTTTGGAAAAACAAAAGTTGTAAATTTTTGGGTATCTAAAAAACCCATGGTTTCAAAAATTCATAAAGATACTATTTATAGTAAAAAAGAAAATGATTTTTATACAGTAAAAGAAAATATTTTAAATAAATTTACTTCTTTGAAAATAACAAATACCACAAAACCAGACAAATTTTTTGAAGATTTTAAGAAAAATATATTAGAAAAAATGTATGTTTATATTACTAATCCAAATGATGTTATTTGTAAGATTGTAAAACATAGAGCAGATGAAATCAAAACACTATTGAACTCTTTTGAAAATATAGATAAAAAAGACAAAGAAGCACTTAGTGTTGCAAAACAAAAGCTTGATGAACTTATACATAAACCTTTATTGGATAATAACAACAAACCAATAAGAAAAGTTAAGTTTTATCAAAAAAATTTAACAGGTTTTGATGTAAGAGGAGGATTAGCTACAAAAGAGAAAACATTTATAGGATTTAAAGCTACTTTAGAAAATAATAAATTATCTTATAAAAGAATTGATTTATCAACTGCAAAAAAAATAAATAATAAGTTTGTAGTAGATAGTGATAATAGTTTTAAAGCTTTTAAAAATGATATTATATTTTTTATTTTTGCAAATGATAGCTATAAAGGTGGTAAAATTGTAAGTTTTTTAGAAGATAAAAAAATGGCTTCTTTTTCAAATCCTAGATTTCCTGCAAGTATAGGAAATCAACCTCACTTTTTTTTAACATTATTTAATGGTAAACCAAATAGTCATAAACAACATTATATAAATAAAGCTATTGGAATAATAAAATTAAATTTAGATGTTTTAGGCAATATTAAATCTTTACAAACAATTGGAAATATAGAAAGTGAGCTTTATACTTTTTTAAAAGGAATTAAAAATGGGATGGAAAGTAGTACATTTAACAAAAACTTGTAAAATAAAAGTAAAAGATGAAAATCTTTTGCTTTGTTTTAAGGAAGAAAGTAATTTAGAAGAAAATATAAAAGTGAGTATAAATGATATAGATTTTATACTTTTTGATAGTACAAAATTTTCTATAACTGGAAAAGCTATTGAATTATTAAATAAAAAAGGAGTTGCAACTCTTTTTATAGATGAAGAATTTCATCCCTCTTCTATTCTTATTCCATATCATACACATACACTTTTAACAGAAATGGCAAATATTCAAATATCAATAACTCAAGAATTTAAAGCTAAAGCTTGGCAAAATATCATAAAATCAAAAATTTCAAATCAATCAATAACTTTAAAATATTGGAATAAAAAAGAGTTTAATGAACTTGAAAGTTTAAGTAAAAAAGTTCAATTATTTGATAGCAATAATGATGAAGCACAAAGTGCTAGAATTTATTGGAAGTCACTTTTTGAAAATAAAACATTTAGACGAGAACAAGGAAGCGAAGATATTATAAATAGTATGCTTAATTATTCATATGCCATACTAAGAGCCACAATGGCAAGAAGTTTAAGTGTATCAGGGTTTTTACCTGTATTTGGAATTTGGCATCAAAATAGATACAATGCTTTTAATCTTGTAGATGATTTAATAGAACCTTTTAGGGCTTTTTGTGATTTACATATAAAAATACTACTAAATACTAAGTATTCTCAAAGTTTATACTTAAATATACCTATAAAAAGAGATTTAGTAAAACTATTGACTTTAGAATGTGTAAAAATAAATGGTGGAATATCAACACTAAGTAAAGCAATTGAAATATTTGTAAAAAATTATAAAAGAGCAGTTCTAAAAGATGATATATCATTAATTGTATTTCCAAGTATAAACGAGGATTTATTTAAAAATGAGTGCTTTTAAAACTATGTGGTTAATGATAATGTTTGATTTACCAACTAAAACAAAAAAAGATAGAAAGCGTTATAACTGGTTTCATGATGAACTTGAAAAAGAAGGTTTTATGATGTTGCAATATTCAATTTATGGTAAAATCTTTAGTTCTCCAGAAGCAGCAAGTTATGGAAGAAAAAGAATAAAAGAATTTATAAACAAAAATATAAAGAAAGGAAATATAAGAATGCTTATGTTTACAGATAAGCAATTTGCAAATATGGAAGTAATAATTGGACAAAAATCAGAAGAAGAGAAAAATGAACCAATACAATTATTATTGTTTTAATTTTAAATAAAAAGGGAGATAGAAAAACTATCTCCTAAAATCAACTACTATTAAAGTAGTCTTAGTTTAATACCCCTATTAAACTACTATGTGTTACAATTTATAAGTAGAATTTTATATTTTACTTGCTTAAAGTTTTATTATTAAAAAAAAATTAATAAAATCATAAATTTTTTAAATATTTTATCGGTTTTAATGCCCCTATAAACTACTATGCGTTACAATTGAACACAATATCACAAAAGATGAAATATAGTTTTAATGCCCCTATAAACTACTATGCGTTACAATACTGATAGTTTTTAATAACTGAAATATTTCGTTTTAATGCCCCTATAAACTACTATGCGTTACAATATTTACCTAAGTTTAAATATAGTGAAGCCTGTTTTAATGTCCCTATAAACTACTATGCGTTACAATTTTCAGCTTCTAAAGTCTCTTCAACTTCTTGTTTTAATACCCCTATAAACTACTATGCGTTACAATAATCGTGAAATGTTTTTTCGACAAAATATTGTTTTAATACCCCTATAAACTACTATGCGTTACAATCATCTTTATCAAGTGGCTTTTCTAGCCATTGTTTTAATACCCCTATAAACTACTATGCGTTACAATTGTGCATAACATAGCTTTGATTTACTGTGTGTTTTAATACCCCTATAAACTACTATGCGTTACAATAGTGTGTTTCACAAGCTCATCAATCATAGTGTTTTAATACCCCTATAAACTACTATGCGTTACAATTCCCTAAATCAGAATTAGAAAACTTTTCTAGTTTTAATACCCCTATAAACTACTATGCGTTACAATATTAATCAAATTTTCGTTGTCTAAGTTTAGGTTTTAATACCCCTATAAACTACTATGCGTTACAATTAAACCTAAATAGCCTAATCCAGCCTCTTTGTTTTAATACCCCTATAAACTACTATGCGTTACAATTGATTCTTGGGGGAAATGACAAAGAGATTGGTTTTAATACCCCTATAAACTACTATGCGTTACAATCTAAGCTTCACGATACAACTATTACAGCTAGTTTTAATACCCCTATAAACTACTATGCGTTACAATAATCAAAATAAAATGATGGGAGAAATTAGTGTTTTAATACCCCTATAAACTACTATGCGTTACAATAAAAATTGATTAAGTACATTTATAAAATTTGTTTTAATACCCCTATAAACTACTATGCGTTACAATAACTCAATTCTAAACCATATGGTCTTTGTTGTTTTAATACCCCTATAAACTACTATGCGTTACAATCAAAAGTTATGCAAATACAAGATTGATATTGTTTTAATACCCCTATAAACTACTATGCGTTACAATTGATGCTTCAACAAATGGTGATGCAATCTCAGTTTTAATACCCCTATAAACTACTATGCGTTACAATACCAAGATATAGAAATAGTGTATGAAAACTGTTTTAATACCCCTATAAACTACTATGCGTTACAATCGAAATAATTGTGAATAGCTATTGTTTTCTGTTTTAATACCCCTATAAACTACTATGCGTTACAATTAGCATTATCAAGGATACCAGAAACACTCTGTTTTAATACCCCTATAAACTACTATGCGTTACAATAATCAATATAAGGAGTACTCAAGAATGAGTGTTTTAATACCCCTATAAACTACTATGCGTTACAATTTTGATTTATGAGGTATGGCAAAGACTTTAGTTTTAATACCCCTATAAACTACTATGCGTTACAATAGCAAAAGCAAATGCAGAACAATCTATCTCGTTTTAATACCCCTATAAACTACTATACATTATGTTTTTATAAAATAAAGTATTTAAATTAGTGTTAGATTATTTTCTCCTGCCCAATTCTATAAAGAGCAAAATCATATTTTATAGGGTCGTTGTTATCAAACTCTTTTAGTTTTTCAGTCACTAAAAGTGCTGATTTTAAATCATAAGTTTTTCTATTTAGAAGTCCTAGTTTTTGTGAAACTTGAAAGGTATGAGTATCTAAAGGCAAGATTAAATCACTCTTATTTATGCCACTCCATAAACCTAAATCTAAGCTATCATTTCTTACCATCCATCTTAAAAACATATTCCATCTTTTATATGGAGCATTTCCTATTTCTTTTATATTATTATTTTTATCTCTTTTAAAAGCAGATGAGACTAAAAAAGTAAAGCCTTGAGAGTTATAATTTGAAACTTCATAAATCTTTTTTATAAGAAAATCAATACCTTCTAAAACATTATTTTCTTTTTTATAAGCAGATAAAAAAAGATTATTTAAACTATCCATTTGTTTTAATCTTTTAAAAGTTTTAAAAATAGTTTTTATATCTTCACTATTTTGAAACCTATAATAAAAACTATCTAAAGCTTTATTTATTTCTTGTTCACTTTGCTCTAAAAGGGAAAAATCCAAACTATCTAAAAACTTTACTATTAAAGAAGCCTTACCATATGCAAAAAGTGCACATAAAAGTATTATATACTCATCTTTATATCTACTTGCAACTAAAAGAGGGTCTGGTTTATCATATGTAAGTTCACAATCTTGATTTCTAGTACATACTTCATTATCTAAAAGTTCTTTTATATTCATTCTTTTCTAACCTAAAATTATTGATTTGGTATAATAGCAACAATTAAAAAAAAAGAGCGTTAAATGAAATTTGAAAATCTAAAAGAATTAATACAAAAAAGCAGATGCACAAGAAGATTTAAACCAAAAGAAATATCTATAAAAGAGTTAGAAGAGCTTGTAGATTTGGCAAGAGTAACTTCAAGTGCAAAAAATATGCAACCATTAAAATATATCTTAGTTACAAAAAAAGAGTTTGTAAAGCAACTTTCACAAACAGCCTTATGGGCTACACATCTTACAAACTGGACACAAAGTGAAGAGGAAAGACCTAGTGCTTACATTATTATGCTAAATGACAAAACAATAGATGGCTTTGCGATGTTTGATGCAGGGGTATCTTTTGAAGCTATAAGTTTAGGTGCAAAAGCAAAAGAGTTAAGTGTTTGTGCTTTGGCTTCCATAAACAAAGAAGTTTGTAAAGAGTTATTTAATCTTCCAGAACATTTAGAGGTTTTAATAGGTATTGCCATAGGAGAAGCAAAAGAGAAGATAAAACTTGTAAAAGTTGAAAATAACAATACAAACTATTATAGAGATGAAGAAGATATACATTGTGTTCCTAAAAGAGATTTAGAAGAGTTAATCATAGGAAAATACAAATGAAAAATATTTTAATAACAGGTTGTTCTTCTGGAATAGGATTTGAAACTGCAAAAGTTTTAAAAGAAGCAGGATTTAAAGTCTATGCAACAGCAAGAAAAGAAGAAGATGTAGAAAGATTAAAAGAGTTAGGTTTTATCTCATACTTACTTGATGTTACAAAAAAAGAGCAAATTAGTGAAGTTTTAGAACTAATTTTAAAAGAAGATAAAAAACTAGATGCAGTTTTTAATAATGCCGGATTTGGACAACCAGGCGCTGTTGAAGATATAAGTTCTGAAGTTTTAAAACAGCAGTTTGAGACAAATTTATTTGGTTTACATGAAGTTACTTTTCAAACAATGAAAATCTTTAGAAAACAAGGCTATGGTAAGATTATACAACATAGTTCAGTCTTAGGAATAATCTCTTTAAAATTTAGAGGAGCATACAATGCAAGTAAATATGCTATTGAAGGACTTGCAGATACTTTAAGACAAGAAGTTATGGGAAGTGATATAACTATAAGTACTATAAATACTGGGCCTGTTACTTCTAAATTTAGAGAAAATGCCTTAAAAAATTTTAGAAAAAATATAGATATTGAAAATAGTTATTTTACAACAACATATAAAAATGAATTAAAACAAAGACTTGAAACTACTGAAGATAAAGCACTATTTAATCTTCCTGCAACTTCCGTTGCTAAGGTTGTTTTACAAATAATGAATAGCAAAAAACCAAAGCCTAGATATTATATAACAAAAGCTACGCATATTTTGGGTTTTGCAAAAAGAGTATTAAGTACAAGTTTACTAGATAAGCTTTTAAATAAAATATAGCACTAATTTTTAGTGCTATTATTAAAAAAAATAGACTTCATTAAAAGGAATAGCTTTTGAGTAATAAAACCCTTGGATTATATCTATTTTTATACTCTTTAAAAAATCAACATCCTCTTTTGTCTCTACCCCTTCACTAATAAGTGTATAATTTAAATGTTGACACATTTTTGCAATATCTTTATATAAAATTTTACCTTTTGAGGTAGTTATATTATCCAATAAGGTTTTATCTAGTTTTATAATATTTGCAGGCAAGATATGTAAATATTGCAAAGAAGAAAAGCCTGTACCAAAGTCATCAATACTAATAGCAAAACCATTAGCTTTTAATTTCAATATATTTTTCATAAACTTACAGTGTTCACTTGCAAAAGTTCTTTCTAGGATTTCTATTTCAACATTTTTATTTTTAAGTTTTCTAATTATTTTATTTATAATATATTCATTACTAATAGATTCAGGAGATAAATTTATACTAATTCTTGGGAAAAATGATTTTTTATGCCATTTTTCTAAATCTTGCAAAACTTGATTTATAACCCATAAATCAATTACAAAATTATAGCCTGCCTTTTCAATTTGTGAGATAAAGTATGGTCCTACAATTTTATTATCTTTGGTTTTAAACCTTAAAAGAGCTTCAAAGCCATAACATTGATCATTTTTAATATCTATTTTAGGTTGATAATACAACAATAAATCACCAGAAATTAAATCTTCTACCATTTTATGTGTATTTGATTTTTCTTTTATTATTTCTGCTTGTGTTTTAAAAAAACTTATCTCTTCTATAATATCTACTTGATCTTTTATATTAAATTTCTCTTTTAGTTTTTTTGTATTATTATTTAATTCTTGAGATTGGTCATAGAGCTTTAAAAAAGGTAAATATACAAATACACCAACTATTAAATTAAATAATTGTAAAAAAACAAATATGTATGATTGCGCATTCCCTAACAAATATCCACTTACAAAAATAGGAGTAGTCCAAGATAAAATATAGTCACTTTCAGGAATAGCAAAAAAAGAAAAAACTAAATATGAAGTAAAAAAGTTAATAATAGGAAGAAGTAAAAAAGGTATTAATAATGTAAAATTCATAATAATTGGTAAACCAAATAATAGTATTTCATTTATATTAAAAATTGCAAAAGGAAATGAGATAAATGATATTTTTCTATTATGATGATTTTTTGATTTAAGTATTATTGCAATAATTAAAGATAAAGTTGAACCAGCTCCACCAAATACCAAAAAACTATAAATAAAAGTTTCAGATGTTAAATTTTGAAAAATTTCTTGTTGAGAATAAGATAAATCAGCAAAAATATTATAAATATGAGTTCCATGAATACCTGTAAGCCACCAAATAATATGTGTTGTAATAACTTGTATAAAAGTCTTAATTTCAATTGAAAAATTTTCAGTTATAGAAAGAAAAAACTTTTCAAGTATTATTTGTAAAAATTCACTTATATAAGGGATTAGAAAAGTTAAAAAAAGATAGACTATTAAAATTGGAATTAAAGAATTAACTACAATTTTTAACTGATTACTAATAATATAATTTTCTTTAATTATTTTAAGACTTTTTATTTTATATAAATAGATATATAAATATGTACTTATTATAGGAATAAAAAAAGCATATATTTCCATATGATGATTATAGTAAAGCTGATTATTCTCTATAACCCAAGCAAATTTTATAAAAACTAGTAAAGAAATACAAATACTAATAAATCTACTTATATGATAATTATTTGCCAAATAATAAGATATTGCAATTATTAAAAAAATAGGGAAAAGATATGAAAAAGTATTTGAAATATGAAGAAAAGATTTTATTACTATATTATTTGTATTTGCATCTATATTAAAAACATTAATAAATAATATACCTAAAGAAGAAATAATATAAAAAGGTACAATATCTAAAAAGGCTTCCTTTAATGAAAGATGTAATAAGTTATTTGAAATTTTCATTTTTTTCCTTTTACTTGGAAAAGAATAACATAAAAAAATAAATTATTAATTAATTATTTAATTTAGTATAGTTTAAAAAAAAGGGGAACAAAAGTTCCCCTTAATATTAAGCTTCTGTATTTAAAAATGGTTTTCCATAAAATCTTATAGTTAAAGCTATTACAAGTAAACCAATAGGTAATAAAATTGTAGCAGAGTATCCTAAAGCAGCAGGAATAAATCCAAAAACAATAGAAACTACACCTACAAATAAGGCATAAGGTAATTGAGTTGATATGTGATCCATATGGTCACAACTTGCCCCCATTGAAGATAAAATAGATGTATCAGAAATAGGAGAACAATGATCTCCAAAAATAGCACCTGTTAAAACTGCCCCAATATTTAAGATAATATAATCACTTAAAGCAGTTGGTTCTAATCCCACATGAATACCAATTGCATTTGCTAAAGGAATTGTTAGAGGCATAAGGATTCCCATTGTTCCATAAGAAGTACCAGTAGAAAAAGAGATAACTGAACCTAAAATAAAAATAATTGAAGGTAAAATAAACTGAGGTGTACTATCAGATAATAAAGAAACTAAATATGTAGAAGTTCCTAAATCTTTTATTACAGAAGAAATAGACCAAGCTAAGATTAGAATTACTGCTGTAATAACTAAAGCCTTAACTCCAAATACCCAAGTTTCTAAAGCTTCATTTAAATCAAATATTTTTTGTTGCATACCCATACCAATAGCTACAATTGAAGCAAATAAAGCAGCTTCAAAAAGAACAATAGAAGCATCAGCAGCACCAAAACAATCCCTAATAGAACTAAATGAGTATGGATTTGCTTCAACAGCTTTTAAAGCTTCACCTTCAAGTGAATGTAAACCATTGAAATAAAATCCAATAAAAGCAACAATAATTAAAACAGAAATAGGAATAATTGCATTCCACATTGAATATTCTACATTTTTTTTAGGAGCCATAGTAGAAGATTCTTGATTTAAGTGTTCTTCTTGTCTTTTGTGTTTTGATACTTTTCCTGTTGAAGCAGCTCTAATAGCAGCTGTTCTCATAGGACCAAATTCTCTTAAAAAATATGCTGAGAAAAATACAAATGCTAACATTAAAATATTGTAAAATCTATAAGGAATAGTCTCAACAAAAATAGCATAAGCATTTATTTCTGGTTGCCCTATCATACTATAAGCATCTTTAATTAAAGAGATTTCATAACCAATCCAAGTAGAAATAAGAGCAATACCAGCAATAGGAGCAGCAGTAGCATCAATAACAAAAGCAAGTTTTTCCCTTGCAATTCTTAGCTTATCAGTTACAGGTCTCATAATAGGACCAATAATTAATGAGTTTGCATAATCATCAAAAAAGATAAAAAATCCCATTAACCAAGTATAAATCTGTGCACTTGCAGGAGATTTCGCCTTAGTAGCAAGCTTTTGTGCAATAGCTCTTGGCCCTCCCATTTTTGTAATAACTGCTATTAATCCTCCAATAGTTAAAACTTGAAGAATAATTCCCGCATTCCAAGAGTCGGCCATTGAACCAATCATTTTTCTAACCACATCTACAAAAGCACCTGCAAATGCAACAAATACACTACCATCAACAATATTTACCATAAATGTTCCAGTAAAAATCCCCATAAATAAAGAGAAAATTACATTTCTCGTAATAAAAGCTAAAACAATTGCAACTAAAGGAGGAAGAAGGGTTAAACTTCCAAAAAGTTCTGCATTTGCTTTAGCATCTGCTAGTAACATTAGGGGTAAAAACGTTACAAACAGTAAACTTTTAGCTAATCTATTCAAAATAAAAACTCCACATAAAAAATTTCTAGATTTTAGCATAAAAATCATTTAATAATAATTTATAAGTTACAGTTTGTTATATGGATACTTTAATTTTACTAAATCTCAAATTAGCTACTATTGATAAAAATATTTTATTAAAGCAAAAAGCTATTAAAGTATATGAAAGAAGACTAATTTATTGAATATCTTTTGCATTTGCTTTTTGTTGGATAAAATCTGAG
This genomic window contains:
- the cas1 gene encoding type II CRISPR-associated endonuclease Cas1 — its product is MGWKVVHLTKTCKIKVKDENLLLCFKEESNLEENIKVSINDIDFILFDSTKFSITGKAIELLNKKGVATLFIDEEFHPSSILIPYHTHTLLTEMANIQISITQEFKAKAWQNIIKSKISNQSITLKYWNKKEFNELESLSKKVQLFDSNNDEAQSARIYWKSLFENKTFRREQGSEDIINSMLNYSYAILRATMARSLSVSGFLPVFGIWHQNRYNAFNLVDDLIEPFRAFCDLHIKILLNTKYSQSLYLNIPIKRDLVKLLTLECVKINGGISTLSKAIEIFVKNYKRAVLKDDISLIVFPSINEDLFKNECF
- the cas2 gene encoding CRISPR-associated endonuclease Cas2, giving the protein MSAFKTMWLMIMFDLPTKTKKDRKRYNWFHDELEKEGFMMLQYSIYGKIFSSPEAASYGRKRIKEFINKNIKKGNIRMLMFTDKQFANMEVIIGQKSEEEKNEPIQLLLF
- a CDS encoding TIGR02757 family protein — its product is MNIKELLDNEVCTRNQDCELTYDKPDPLLVASRYKDEYIILLCALFAYGKASLIVKFLDSLDFSLLEQSEQEINKALDSFYYRFQNSEDIKTIFKTFKRLKQMDSLNNLFLSAYKKENNVLEGIDFLIKKIYEVSNYNSQGFTFLVSSAFKRDKNNNIKEIGNAPYKRWNMFLRWMVRNDSLDLGLWSGINKSDLILPLDTHTFQVSQKLGLLNRKTYDLKSALLVTEKLKEFDNNDPIKYDFALYRIGQEKII
- a CDS encoding nitroreductase family protein, giving the protein MKFENLKELIQKSRCTRRFKPKEISIKELEELVDLARVTSSAKNMQPLKYILVTKKEFVKQLSQTALWATHLTNWTQSEEERPSAYIIMLNDKTIDGFAMFDAGVSFEAISLGAKAKELSVCALASINKEVCKELFNLPEHLEVLIGIAIGEAKEKIKLVKVENNNTNYYRDEEDIHCVPKRDLEELIIGKYK
- a CDS encoding SDR family NAD(P)-dependent oxidoreductase, encoding MKNILITGCSSGIGFETAKVLKEAGFKVYATARKEEDVERLKELGFISYLLDVTKKEQISEVLELILKEDKKLDAVFNNAGFGQPGAVEDISSEVLKQQFETNLFGLHEVTFQTMKIFRKQGYGKIIQHSSVLGIISLKFRGAYNASKYAIEGLADTLRQEVMGSDITISTINTGPVTSKFRENALKNFRKNIDIENSYFTTTYKNELKQRLETTEDKALFNLPATSVAKVVLQIMNSKKPKPRYYITKATHILGFAKRVLSTSLLDKLLNKI
- a CDS encoding EAL domain-containing protein produces the protein MKISNNLLHLSLKEAFLDIVPFYIISSLGILFINVFNIDANTNNIVIKSFLHISNTFSYLFPIFLIIAISYYLANNYHISRFISICISLLVFIKFAWVIENNQLYYNHHMEIYAFFIPIISTYLYIYLYKIKSLKIIKENYIISNQLKIVVNSLIPILIVYLFLTFLIPYISEFLQIILEKFFLSITENFSIEIKTFIQVITTHIIWWLTGIHGTHIYNIFADLSYSQQEIFQNLTSETFIYSFLVFGGAGSTLSLIIAIILKSKNHHNRKISFISFPFAIFNINEILLFGLPIIMNFTLLIPFLLLPIINFFTSYLVFSFFAIPESDYILSWTTPIFVSGYLLGNAQSYIFVFLQLFNLIVGVFVYLPFLKLYDQSQELNNNTKKLKEKFNIKDQVDIIEEISFFKTQAEIIKEKSNTHKMVEDLISGDLLLYYQPKIDIKNDQCYGFEALLRFKTKDNKIVGPYFISQIEKAGYNFVIDLWVINQVLQDLEKWHKKSFFPRISINLSPESISNEYIINKIIRKLKNKNVEIEILERTFASEHCKFMKNILKLKANGFAISIDDFGTGFSSLQYLHILPANIIKLDKTLLDNITTSKGKILYKDIAKMCQHLNYTLISEGVETKEDVDFLKSIKIDIIQGFYYSKAIPFNEVYFF
- a CDS encoding Na+/H+ antiporter NhaC family protein, which produces MLLADAKANAELFGSLTLLPPLVAIVLAFITRNVIFSLFMGIFTGTFMVNIVDGSVFVAFAGAFVDVVRKMIGSMADSWNAGIILQVLTIGGLIAVITKMGGPRAIAQKLATKAKSPASAQIYTWLMGFFIFFDDYANSLIIGPIMRPVTDKLRIAREKLAFVIDATAAPIAGIALISTWIGYEISLIKDAYSMIGQPEINAYAIFVETIPYRFYNILMLAFVFFSAYFLREFGPMRTAAIRAASTGKVSKHKRQEEHLNQESSTMAPKKNVEYSMWNAIIPISVLIIVAFIGFYFNGLHSLEGEALKAVEANPYSFSSIRDCFGAADASIVLFEAALFASIVAIGMGMQQKIFDLNEALETWVFGVKALVITAVILILAWSISSVIKDLGTSTYLVSLLSDSTPQFILPSIIFILGSVISFSTGTSYGTMGILMPLTIPLANAIGIHVGLEPTALSDYIILNIGAVLTGAIFGDHCSPISDTSILSSMGASCDHMDHISTQLPYALFVGVVSIVFGFIPAALGYSATILLPIGLLVIALTIRFYGKPFLNTEA